The following are encoded together in the Nocardioides sp. Arc9.136 genome:
- the dnaJ gene encoding molecular chaperone DnaJ, whose amino-acid sequence MSQDLYELLGVDRDADDTAIKKAYRRLARQYHPDVNPDPDAQERFKEVSTAYEVLSDPQKRAAYDRGGDPFGGGAAGFGQGAGFSFTDIMDAFFGGQPGGAGGGRGPRPRVRRGQDALIRLEVDLAEAAFGVTREIKVDTAVLCTTCHGDGAAPGSHPVPCETCRGQGEVAQVQRSFLGEIRTLRPCAACRGFGTIIPEPCRECSGDGRVRSRRTLTVKIPAGVDTGTRVQLAEQGEVGPGGGPAGDLYVEIQVAAHPVFTRHGNDLHCTVTVPMTAAALGTSLTLPTLEADVEQGADSGVETEFALEIPAGTQSGTEQVLRGRGVPGLRGGRGDLVVSVAVETPQRLDPRQEELLRELAAIRGEETPTGQVKPGSKSFFGRLRDAFDGH is encoded by the coding sequence TTGAGCCAGGACCTCTACGAGCTGCTCGGAGTCGACCGCGACGCGGACGACACCGCGATCAAGAAGGCCTACCGGCGGCTGGCTCGGCAGTACCACCCCGACGTCAACCCCGACCCGGACGCGCAGGAGCGGTTCAAGGAGGTCTCCACCGCCTACGAGGTGCTCTCGGACCCGCAGAAGCGTGCGGCGTACGACCGCGGCGGCGACCCGTTCGGCGGCGGCGCGGCGGGCTTCGGCCAGGGGGCGGGCTTCTCGTTCACCGACATCATGGACGCCTTCTTCGGCGGCCAGCCCGGCGGCGCGGGCGGCGGGCGGGGCCCGCGGCCCCGCGTGCGCCGCGGCCAGGACGCGCTGATCCGGCTCGAGGTCGACCTCGCCGAGGCGGCGTTCGGCGTGACCCGCGAGATCAAGGTCGACACCGCGGTGCTCTGCACCACCTGCCACGGCGACGGTGCCGCGCCGGGCAGCCACCCCGTGCCCTGCGAGACCTGCCGCGGCCAGGGCGAGGTCGCCCAGGTCCAGCGCTCGTTCCTCGGCGAGATCCGCACGCTGCGCCCGTGCGCGGCCTGCCGCGGCTTCGGCACGATCATCCCCGAGCCGTGCCGGGAGTGCTCCGGTGACGGCCGCGTCCGCTCGCGCCGCACCCTGACGGTCAAGATCCCCGCCGGCGTCGACACCGGCACCCGCGTCCAGCTGGCCGAGCAGGGCGAGGTCGGCCCCGGCGGCGGCCCCGCCGGCGACCTGTACGTCGAGATCCAGGTCGCGGCGCACCCCGTCTTCACCCGGCACGGCAACGACCTGCACTGCACCGTCACCGTCCCGATGACCGCCGCCGCGCTCGGCACCTCGCTGACGCTGCCCACGCTCGAGGCCGACGTCGAGCAGGGCGCCGACTCCGGGGTGGAGACCGAGTTCGCCCTCGAGATCCCGGCCGGGACCCAGTCGGGCACCGAGCAGGTGCTGCGCGGTCGCGGCGTGCCCGGGCTGCGCGGCGGTCGCGGCGACCTCGTCGTCTCGGTCGCGGTGGAGACCCCGCAGCGGCTCGACCCCCGCCAGGAGGAGCTGCTGCGCGAGCTGGCCGCGATCCGTGGCGAGGAGACCCCGACCGGCCAGGTCAAGCCCGGATCGAAGTCGTTCTTCGGGCGGCTGCGCGACGCCTTCGACGGTCACTGA
- a CDS encoding Gmad2 immunoglobulin-like domain-containing protein: MDARLRITALLTTSALALTLAACGEDDTATDDPTPAGGTSAASEEPSASATPTASASASASPTEGDGGSGSDGGPETTVPVYFAGETPQGVRLYREFRRVSGDPLTEAAELLTTGDALDPDYRSLWPEGTFGSVSVQDGAFVAQVDDDSWSARGGLSANGARLAAQQLVYTLQGVEQQRLPVRVVDGSGTPVALFGIDGDITQAAPLEVLALVSVSGPEEGATVGDTFTAAGVASSFEATVPWQVRDGGGEVVLDGFATAEGWMDKLYPWESEVDVSRLDPGTYTFVAMTDDPSGGEGGGPTEDSKTIVVG, translated from the coding sequence ATGGACGCCCGCCTGCGGATCACCGCCCTGCTGACCACCTCCGCCCTCGCACTCACCCTCGCGGCGTGCGGCGAGGACGACACCGCCACGGACGACCCCACGCCCGCGGGCGGCACGAGCGCCGCCTCGGAGGAGCCCAGCGCCAGCGCGACGCCGACCGCGAGCGCGAGCGCGAGCGCGAGCCCCACGGAGGGTGACGGCGGCAGCGGGAGCGACGGCGGCCCGGAGACCACCGTGCCGGTCTACTTCGCCGGCGAGACGCCGCAGGGCGTGCGCCTCTACCGCGAGTTCCGCCGCGTCAGCGGGGACCCGCTGACCGAGGCCGCCGAGCTGCTCACCACCGGCGACGCGCTGGACCCCGACTACCGGTCGCTGTGGCCCGAGGGCACGTTCGGCTCCGTGTCGGTCCAGGACGGCGCGTTCGTCGCGCAGGTCGACGACGACTCCTGGTCCGCGCGCGGCGGGCTCTCCGCGAACGGCGCGCGCCTGGCCGCCCAGCAGCTCGTCTACACCCTCCAGGGCGTCGAGCAACAGCGCCTGCCCGTGCGCGTGGTCGACGGCAGCGGCACGCCCGTGGCGCTGTTCGGCATCGACGGGGACATCACCCAGGCGGCGCCGCTGGAGGTCCTCGCGCTGGTCAGCGTCAGCGGCCCCGAGGAGGGCGCGACGGTCGGCGACACGTTCACCGCCGCGGGCGTCGCGTCGTCGTTCGAGGCGACCGTCCCGTGGCAGGTGCGCGACGGCGGCGGGGAGGTCGTGCTCGACGGGTTCGCGACCGCCGAGGGCTGGATGGACAAGCTCTACCCCTGGGAGAGCGAGGTCGACGTGTCGCGCCTCGACCCGGGCACCTACACCTTCGTCGCGATGACCGACGACCCCTCCGGCGGCGAGGGCGGCGGGCCGACCGAGGACAGCAAGACGATCGTCGTGGGGTAG
- a CDS encoding PhoH family protein, translated as MTDSQTHTTRHTVVVPNSINMVSLLGPGDEHLALIEQAFDADVHVRGNRITLYGEPGEVALAERLLDELVTIIRTGQGVTGETVERVLAMLRAETTERPADVLSLNILSNRGRSIRPKTLNQKRYVDSIDKHTITFGIGPAGTGKTYLAMAKAVQALQSKNVNRIILTRPAVEAGEHLGFLPGTLSEKIDPYLRPLYDALHDMMDPETIPKLLAAGTIEVAPLAYMRGRTLNDSFIILDEAQNTTPEQMKMFLTRLGFGSKVVVTGDITQTDLPGGVRSGLRIVEGILDGVEDISFNRLSSHDVVRHRLVGKIVAAYDEFDAERERTSEQRAKDASR; from the coding sequence ATGACTGACAGCCAGACCCACACCACGCGGCACACCGTCGTGGTCCCGAACAGCATCAACATGGTGAGCCTCCTCGGTCCCGGCGACGAGCACCTCGCGCTGATCGAGCAGGCCTTCGACGCGGACGTGCACGTCCGCGGCAACCGGATCACCCTGTACGGCGAGCCGGGCGAGGTCGCGCTGGCCGAGCGGCTGCTCGACGAGCTGGTGACGATCATCCGCACCGGCCAGGGCGTCACGGGCGAGACCGTCGAGCGCGTGCTGGCGATGCTGCGCGCCGAGACGACCGAGCGCCCGGCGGACGTGCTGAGCCTCAACATCCTCAGCAACCGCGGCCGGTCGATCCGCCCGAAGACGCTGAACCAGAAGCGCTACGTCGACTCCATCGACAAGCACACGATCACGTTCGGCATCGGCCCGGCGGGCACGGGCAAGACCTACCTCGCCATGGCCAAGGCCGTGCAGGCCCTGCAGAGCAAGAACGTCAACCGGATCATCCTCACCCGCCCGGCCGTCGAGGCCGGCGAGCACCTCGGCTTCCTGCCGGGCACGCTGAGCGAGAAGATCGACCCGTACCTGCGGCCGCTCTACGACGCGCTGCACGACATGATGGACCCCGAGACGATCCCGAAGCTGCTGGCCGCCGGGACGATCGAGGTGGCGCCGCTGGCGTACATGCGCGGCCGCACGCTCAACGACTCCTTCATCATCCTCGACGAGGCGCAGAACACCACGCCCGAGCAGATGAAGATGTTCCTCACCCGCCTCGGCTTCGGCTCCAAGGTCGTCGTCACCGGCGACATCACCCAGACCGACCTCCCCGGCGGGGTCCGGTCCGGGCTGCGGATCGTCGAGGGCATCCTCGACGGGGTCGAGGACATCTCCTTCAACCGCCTCTCCAGCCACGACGTCGTCCGGCACCGCCTGGTCGGCAAGATCGTGGCGGCGTACGACGAGTTCGACGCCGAGCGGGAGCGCACCAGCGAGCAGCGGGCCAAGGACGCGAGCCGGTGA
- the ybeY gene encoding rRNA maturation RNase YbeY, translated as MSIEVLDESGHELDVRWLADLSRFVMDRMRVHPMAELCIKAVDEATIAELNEQWMEKEGPTDVLAFPMDELRPGLVDEEPEEGVLGDLVLCPEIAEKQGETAGHGKAAEIELLTVHGILHLLGYDHAEPEEHREMFGLQDEILKEWRSR; from the coding sequence GTGAGCATCGAGGTCCTCGACGAGTCCGGCCACGAGCTGGACGTGCGGTGGCTGGCCGACCTCAGCCGGTTCGTGATGGACCGGATGCGCGTCCACCCCATGGCCGAGCTGTGCATCAAGGCGGTCGACGAGGCCACCATCGCCGAGCTCAACGAGCAGTGGATGGAGAAGGAGGGGCCGACCGACGTCCTCGCCTTCCCGATGGACGAGCTGCGCCCCGGCCTGGTCGACGAGGAGCCCGAGGAGGGCGTCCTCGGTGACCTCGTGCTCTGCCCGGAGATCGCCGAGAAGCAGGGGGAGACCGCCGGTCACGGCAAGGCCGCCGAGATCGAGCTGCTCACCGTGCACGGCATCCTGCACCTGCTCGGCTACGACCACGCCGAGCCCGAGGAGCACCGGGAGATGTTCGGCCTGCAGGACGAGATCCTGAAGGAGTGGCGCTCCCGGTGA
- a CDS encoding DUF6226 family protein, whose amino-acid sequence MTAEEQALLAAVEARFAVLGAGTPPWDDPHPGAESPAEEEYSRLLDPAKYRILAARARAWTEVLVAARLARVEEVAEPAVLACHPTTPLERSWWLRPVRAGALPLLVGLRSMDGVTETVAELWAAEPPVLVTVVPDCGCDACDEGSAGYLTELDEHVLHVVRGGFVRVELPGGSHATSDPNGCSASGFSIPDDYVAEVERARAGTSPYPSTSGRSWFAPDGPEAAVVTPATA is encoded by the coding sequence GTGACCGCCGAGGAGCAGGCGCTGCTAGCCGCGGTCGAGGCACGGTTCGCGGTCCTCGGCGCGGGCACCCCGCCCTGGGACGACCCGCACCCGGGCGCGGAGTCGCCGGCCGAGGAGGAGTACTCCCGGCTGCTGGACCCCGCCAAGTACCGCATCCTGGCCGCCCGGGCCCGTGCCTGGACCGAGGTCCTCGTCGCGGCACGGCTGGCGCGCGTCGAGGAGGTGGCCGAGCCAGCGGTGCTCGCCTGCCACCCGACGACGCCCCTGGAGCGATCCTGGTGGCTGCGGCCCGTGCGTGCCGGCGCGCTGCCGCTCCTGGTCGGCCTGCGCAGCATGGACGGCGTCACCGAGACCGTCGCCGAGCTGTGGGCGGCCGAGCCCCCGGTGCTCGTCACCGTCGTGCCCGACTGCGGCTGCGACGCCTGCGACGAGGGCTCGGCGGGCTACCTCACCGAGCTCGACGAGCACGTCCTGCACGTCGTCCGCGGCGGGTTCGTGCGGGTCGAGCTTCCCGGCGGGTCGCACGCGACCAGCGACCCGAACGGCTGCTCGGCGAGCGGCTTCAGCATCCCCGACGACTACGTCGCCGAGGTCGAGCGCGCCCGGGCCGGCACGTCGCCGTACCCCAGCACCTCCGGCCGGTCCTGGTTCGCGCCCGACGGGCCCGAGGCGGCCGTCGTGACGCCCGCCACCGCCTGA
- a CDS encoding MBL fold metallo-hydrolase, whose amino-acid sequence MTFTEIADRVWVTRRPWYDVTTTVVGGERGLVVVDTHASTAAGRELIRDVRALGAGEVVAVVNTHWHLDHLLGNEAFREVWPEVPVHAHEEALAELERGAVAALEEQAGTDEEHRDELLASTVVPPDHTFSSARVLDLGDRALELVHPGRGHTSGDLVLRVPDADVLVAGDLVESSAPPSFGEDSWPMDWPLSLDIVLGLTTATSVVVPGHGPVVDREFVEEQRNTIGVLAETARDLATRGVPLGEALDAAEWPWPREHVATAVARAYAQLPRSQRRLPLI is encoded by the coding sequence GTGACCTTCACCGAGATCGCCGACCGCGTCTGGGTGACCCGTCGCCCCTGGTACGACGTGACCACGACCGTCGTCGGCGGCGAGCGCGGGCTGGTGGTCGTCGACACCCACGCCTCCACCGCCGCGGGCCGCGAGCTGATTCGCGACGTGCGCGCCCTCGGCGCCGGTGAGGTCGTGGCGGTCGTCAACACCCACTGGCACCTCGACCACCTCCTGGGCAACGAGGCGTTCCGGGAGGTCTGGCCCGAGGTCCCGGTGCACGCCCACGAGGAGGCGCTCGCCGAGCTGGAGCGGGGCGCGGTCGCCGCGCTCGAGGAGCAGGCCGGGACCGACGAGGAGCACCGCGACGAGCTCCTCGCCAGCACCGTCGTGCCGCCCGACCACACCTTCTCCTCCGCCCGGGTCCTCGACCTCGGCGACCGCGCCCTCGAGCTGGTGCACCCCGGCCGCGGCCACACCTCGGGCGACCTCGTGCTCCGCGTGCCCGACGCCGACGTGCTGGTGGCCGGCGACCTCGTGGAGTCCTCGGCCCCGCCGTCGTTCGGCGAGGACTCCTGGCCGATGGACTGGCCGCTGAGCCTCGACATCGTGCTCGGGCTGACCACGGCGACCTCCGTCGTCGTGCCGGGGCACGGACCGGTCGTCGACCGCGAGTTCGTCGAGGAGCAGCGCAACACCATCGGCGTGCTGGCCGAGACCGCACGCGACCTGGCGACCCGCGGGGTGCCCCTCGGCGAGGCGCTCGACGCCGCCGAGTGGCCCTGGCCGCGCGAGCACGTGGCTACCGCGGTGGCGCGCGCCTACGCCCAGCTGCCGCGCAGCCAGCGGCGCTTGCCGCTGATCTGA
- a CDS encoding hemolysin family protein, whose amino-acid sequence MALPVNAEDLWLLVTAAGLVVLAGLFSAVDAGISAFSRARAEELVGEERAGAKRLLALLDDPVRYLNTALFLRMLCEVAAIVLVTLQIDDGLDGAWWASVLITIGVMLVVSFVVIGVAPRTLGRQHSETVALFSAGPLMAVSRVLGPLPRLLIVVGNALTPGRGFREGPFSTETELRELVDLAEASAVIESGERRMIHSVFELGDTTAREVMVPRNDVVYVERHKNLRQTLSLFLRSGFSRVPVIDENLDNIVGFAYLKDVVRRDFEAPEVEFTQRIDEVMRPVSWVPESKPVDALLSEMQANRQHIAVVVDEYGGTAGIITIEDLLEEIVGEITDEYDEEQVETERLEGAEGWRVSSRYPVDDLDELFGFDVEEEDVDSVGGLMAKHLGRVPIPGSVVVAHGLRFEAEGPSGRRNKVATVRILQVSDADPDEDTPEDE is encoded by the coding sequence GTGGCGCTCCCGGTGAACGCCGAGGACCTCTGGCTGCTGGTCACGGCGGCCGGCCTGGTCGTGCTCGCGGGACTCTTCTCCGCCGTCGACGCCGGCATCAGCGCGTTCTCGCGCGCCCGCGCCGAGGAGCTGGTGGGGGAGGAGCGCGCCGGCGCCAAGCGGCTGCTGGCCCTGCTCGACGACCCGGTCCGCTACCTCAACACCGCGCTCTTCCTGCGCATGCTGTGCGAGGTCGCCGCGATCGTGCTGGTCACCCTGCAGATCGACGACGGGCTCGACGGCGCGTGGTGGGCCAGCGTGCTCATCACCATCGGCGTGATGCTGGTCGTGAGCTTCGTCGTCATCGGCGTGGCACCCCGCACCCTGGGCCGCCAGCACTCCGAGACCGTCGCGCTCTTCTCGGCCGGCCCGCTGATGGCGGTCAGCCGGGTGCTCGGCCCGCTGCCGCGGCTGCTGATCGTCGTCGGCAACGCGCTGACGCCGGGCCGCGGCTTCCGCGAGGGGCCGTTCTCCACCGAGACCGAGCTGCGCGAGCTGGTCGACCTCGCCGAGGCCTCCGCGGTCATCGAGTCGGGGGAGCGGCGGATGATCCACTCGGTCTTCGAGCTCGGTGACACGACCGCCCGCGAGGTCATGGTGCCGCGCAACGACGTGGTCTACGTCGAGCGCCACAAGAACCTGCGCCAGACGCTCTCGCTCTTCCTGCGCTCCGGGTTCTCCCGGGTGCCGGTCATCGACGAGAACCTCGACAACATCGTCGGCTTCGCCTACCTCAAGGACGTCGTCCGCCGCGACTTCGAGGCACCCGAGGTGGAGTTCACCCAGCGCATCGACGAGGTCATGCGCCCGGTCTCCTGGGTTCCGGAGTCCAAGCCGGTCGACGCGCTGCTCTCGGAGATGCAGGCCAACCGCCAGCACATCGCGGTCGTCGTCGACGAGTACGGCGGCACCGCCGGCATCATCACGATCGAGGACCTGCTCGAGGAGATCGTCGGGGAGATCACCGACGAGTACGACGAGGAGCAGGTCGAGACCGAGCGGCTCGAGGGCGCCGAGGGCTGGCGGGTCTCCTCGCGCTACCCCGTCGACGACCTCGACGAGCTCTTCGGCTTCGACGTCGAGGAGGAGGACGTCGACAGCGTCGGCGGCCTGATGGCCAAGCACCTGGGCCGGGTGCCGATCCCCGGCTCGGTCGTGGTGGCGCACGGTCTGCGTTTCGAGGCAGAGGGGCCGTCGGGCCGTCGCAACAAGGTCGCGACCGTCCGGATCCTGCAGGTCAGCGACGCCGATCCCGACGAGGACACCCCGGAGGACGAGTGA
- the hrcA gene encoding heat-inducible transcriptional repressor HrcA: MQEDRRLAVLRAIVEDYVATEEPVGSKALVERHGLGVSPATVRNDMAVLEDEGYITQPHTSAGRVPTDKGYRLFVDRLSTVKPMTGAEKRAIASFLDGAVDLDDVVTRSVRLLSQLTRQVAVVQYPTLSRSTVRHVELVALTPNRLLVVLILSTGRVEQRLVELPAELSEEALADLRSRVNHAATGEVISDAVRRLREAVPEVPGDAPDRDDGVTRAVVETLADAMEDHRSDERIAVGGAANLARYGDSFDSAVRPLLEALEEHVVLLRLLGEATTGGAVTVRIGAEGPYEQFASTSVVATGYGPRDEALATLGIVGPTRMDYPGTMSAVRAVARYVSRILDEG, encoded by the coding sequence GTGCAGGAGGACCGCAGGCTCGCCGTGCTGCGGGCCATCGTCGAGGACTACGTGGCCACCGAGGAGCCGGTCGGCTCCAAGGCCCTGGTCGAGCGCCACGGGCTGGGCGTCTCGCCCGCCACGGTCCGCAACGACATGGCCGTCCTCGAGGACGAGGGCTACATCACCCAGCCGCACACCAGTGCCGGCCGGGTGCCGACGGACAAGGGCTACCGGCTCTTCGTCGACCGGTTGAGCACCGTCAAGCCGATGACCGGCGCGGAGAAGCGCGCCATCGCCTCCTTCCTCGACGGGGCGGTCGACCTCGACGACGTCGTGACCCGCTCGGTGCGGCTGCTCTCCCAGCTGACCCGCCAGGTCGCCGTGGTCCAGTACCCCACGCTCTCGCGCTCGACGGTGCGCCACGTCGAGCTCGTCGCCCTCACGCCGAACCGTCTCCTCGTCGTGCTCATCCTCAGCACCGGTCGCGTCGAGCAGCGGCTGGTCGAGCTGCCCGCCGAGCTGTCCGAGGAAGCCCTCGCCGACCTCCGTTCGCGGGTCAACCACGCCGCGACCGGCGAGGTGATCTCCGACGCCGTGCGCCGCCTTCGCGAGGCGGTGCCGGAGGTCCCCGGGGACGCCCCCGACCGCGACGACGGCGTGACCCGCGCGGTCGTCGAGACCCTCGCCGACGCGATGGAGGACCACCGCTCCGACGAGCGGATCGCCGTCGGCGGTGCCGCCAACCTCGCGCGGTACGGCGACTCCTTCGACTCCGCGGTCCGGCCGCTCCTCGAGGCGCTCGAGGAGCACGTCGTGCTGCTCCGCCTGCTCGGCGAGGCCACGACCGGTGGCGCCGTCACGGTGCGCATCGGCGCGGAGGGCCCCTACGAGCAGTTCGCCTCCACGAGCGTCGTCGCCACCGGCTACGGCCCCCGCGACGAGGCGCTCGCCACGTTGGGCATCGTCGGCCCGACCCGCATGGACTACCCGGGCACGATGTCCGCGGTGCGCGCCGTCGCCCGCTACGTCTCCCGCATCCTCGACGAGGGCTGA
- a CDS encoding 16S rRNA (uracil(1498)-N(3))-methyltransferase, protein MSLPVHLVPTLAGVGAGATVTVEGDEAHHAVAVRRMRVGEPLVLTDGSGTSVTGEVASTGKRVLDVRVSDVRRVEAPSPSVVVVQALPKGERGELAVEVLTEIGATTIVPWAASRSVAVWKGERAAKSLTKWRSTAREAAKQARRSWFPEVAELASTAEVVRLVADASLAVVLHEEAAVPLAALRVPNDGSIVVVVGPEGGLTEEEVAVFTAAGASSVRMGAEVLRTSTAGVAAVAALLSRTSRWG, encoded by the coding sequence ATGTCGCTCCCGGTCCACCTCGTCCCGACGCTGGCCGGGGTCGGCGCCGGGGCCACCGTGACGGTCGAGGGCGACGAGGCGCACCACGCCGTCGCCGTGCGCCGGATGCGGGTGGGGGAGCCGCTGGTCCTCACCGACGGCTCCGGCACGTCGGTCACCGGCGAGGTCGCCTCGACCGGCAAGCGCGTCCTGGACGTGCGGGTGAGCGACGTGCGCCGCGTCGAGGCGCCGTCGCCGTCGGTGGTCGTGGTCCAGGCGCTGCCCAAGGGGGAGCGCGGCGAGCTGGCGGTCGAGGTGCTCACCGAGATCGGGGCGACGACGATCGTGCCGTGGGCGGCCTCGCGCTCGGTGGCGGTCTGGAAGGGCGAGCGCGCCGCGAAGTCGTTGACCAAGTGGCGCTCGACCGCCCGTGAGGCGGCCAAGCAGGCCCGGCGCTCGTGGTTCCCCGAGGTCGCCGAGCTCGCCTCGACGGCGGAGGTCGTGCGCCTGGTCGCCGACGCCTCGCTCGCCGTCGTGCTGCACGAGGAGGCCGCCGTGCCGCTCGCCGCGCTCCGGGTGCCGAACGACGGCTCGATCGTCGTCGTGGTCGGCCCGGAGGGTGGGCTGACCGAGGAGGAGGTCGCGGTCTTCACCGCGGCCGGCGCCTCCTCGGTGCGGATGGGCGCCGAGGTCCTGCGCACCTCCACCGCCGGCGTCGCCGCCGTCGCCGCGCTCCTGTCGCGGACCTCGCGCTGGGGCTGA
- a CDS encoding HIT domain-containing protein: MSDADCLFCKIVAEEVPAEVVHVTERTVAFRDINPQAPTHVLVVPRDHYANAAALAAGDPVASAELVTAAAAIATAEGHEDYRLVYNTGAGVGQTVFHTHLHVLAGRSMTWPPG; the protein is encoded by the coding sequence ATGAGCGATGCGGACTGCCTGTTCTGCAAGATCGTCGCCGAGGAGGTGCCGGCCGAGGTCGTGCACGTCACCGAGCGCACCGTCGCCTTCCGCGACATCAACCCCCAGGCGCCGACCCACGTGCTGGTCGTGCCCCGGGACCACTACGCGAACGCCGCGGCCCTGGCCGCCGGCGACCCGGTCGCCTCCGCGGAGCTGGTGACGGCGGCGGCGGCGATCGCCACGGCCGAGGGGCACGAGGACTACCGGCTCGTCTACAACACCGGCGCCGGTGTCGGGCAGACGGTCTTCCACACCCACCTGCACGTGCTTGCCGGCCGGTCGATGACCTGGCCCCCTGGCTGA
- a CDS encoding cytidine deaminase: protein MSDPTDQPSAEDRKLVTLARATRARTSAAEGAAVRDADGRTYAAATVDLPSLQVSALGVCVAMAVASGATGLEAAVVLTDADAVAEGDLGALRDLGGAGVVVHRGDPRGTLLATATT, encoded by the coding sequence GTGAGCGACCCCACCGACCAGCCCAGCGCGGAGGACCGCAAGCTGGTGACCCTCGCCCGGGCCACCCGGGCCCGCACCAGCGCCGCGGAGGGCGCCGCCGTGCGCGACGCGGACGGCCGCACGTACGCCGCGGCGACCGTCGACCTGCCCTCCCTGCAGGTCTCCGCGCTCGGCGTGTGCGTCGCCATGGCCGTCGCCTCGGGCGCCACCGGGCTCGAGGCCGCCGTCGTCCTCACCGACGCCGACGCGGTGGCCGAGGGGGACCTCGGGGCGCTGCGCGACCTCGGCGGCGCGGGCGTGGTCGTCCACCGGGGCGACCCCCGCGGGACGCTCCTCGCGACCGCCACGACCTGA